In a single window of the Trichoderma breve strain T069 chromosome 6, whole genome shotgun sequence genome:
- a CDS encoding pyridoxal-phosphate dependent enzyme domain-containing protein — MASTPPVATSILDAIGNTPVIKLNHIVPDRSADVYIKLEFYNPTGCYKDRMAWSMIDQAEQRGDLKPGMTVVEATGGSTGSSLAFICALKGYKFEVVCSDAFSVEKLRTITTLGAKLDIIHSPTGKVTADLMPSMIQRAKEIGEKEGYYYTNQFNNRDALIGYEGIGHELVKQFPNGIDAFCGAIGTAGMAMGTARVFRSKLPSTKIVILEPASAPHITKGQTGAHSVEGIAVVSRPPHLDEALYDEARGIEEDKARAMCRLLARKEGLLVGTSTGINVVAALKLAKELGPGKTVVTVAVDTGLKYLNGNLFQE; from the coding sequence ATGGCTTCGACACCACCTGTAGCCACGAGCATCCTCGACGCAATCGGCAACACACCAGTTATCAAATTGAATCACATCGTTCCTGATAGATCTGCAGACGTCTACATCAAACTCGAATTTTATAACCCAACAGGGTGCTACAAAGATCGGATGGCGTGGTCCATGATTGACCAAGCAGAACAACGTGGAGATTTAAAGCCAGGCATGACAGTTGTAGAAGCCACTGGTGGTAGCACCGGATCTTCACTTGCATTCATCTGCGCTTTAAAGGGCTATAAGTTTGAAGTGGTGTGTTCCGATGCTTTTTCAGTTGAGAAACTGCGTACAATCACCACACTTGGGGCGAAGCTTGATATCATACACAGCCCTACCGGCAAGGTTACCGCCGACCTGATGCCGTCTATGATACAGCGTGCAAAGGAAATTggtgaaaaagaaggataTTACTACACGAACCAGTTCAATAACCGGGATGCTCTTATTGGATACGAAGGCATTGGTCATGAACTGGTCAAACAATTTCCTAACGGCATTGACGCATTTTGCGGCGCCATTGGCACAGctgggatggcgatgggtACTGCACGGGTGTTTAGATCGAAATTGCCCTCTACGAAAATTGTCATTTTGGAACCAGCCTCAGCGCCACACATCACCAAAGGCCAAACCGGAGCACACAGTGTTGAAGGCATTGCGGTTGTCAGCCGTCCGCCTCATCTCGACGAGGCGTTGTATGACGAAGCTCGCGGTATTGAAGAAGATAAAGCGCGCGCCATGTGCCGCCTCCTCGCCCGAAAGGAAGGGTTACTTGTCGGCACATCCACAGGAATAAACGTTGTCGCGGCCCTAAAACTTGCAAAAGAATTGGGCCCTGGCAAGACAGTGGTTACTGTTGCCGTTGATACCGGTTTAAAATACTTGAATGGCAATTTGTTCCAGGAATAA